The following is a genomic window from Pseudomonas sp. FP2335.
CTTCAGCCTGACCAGCACCGGCGCCCGGGCCAACCCTGGCGCAGCGCCGGACATGTCGCGCAAGTTGTGCTGGGGGCAGTGATGAGAGTGCTGGAAGATTGGGCGCCGGGTGCGCTTGTCCCTATTTATCGGCTGGATCAAATGATGGCTAAGCAACAGCAGGTGGTGGTTGTCGGTGGTGGCGTAATCGGCTTGTTGACGGCGTTCAACCTGGCCTCTCAGGGGCAGGCGGTGGTGCTGCTGGAGCGTGCAGGCGTGGGGCAGGAGTCGTCCTGGGCCGGCGGCGGTATTGTTTCGCCGTTGTACCCGTGGCGCTACAGCCCGGCGGTCACCGCGCTGGCCCATTGGTCGCAGGATTTTTATCCACAGTTGGCGCAGCGCCTGTTTGCTGCGACTGGTGTTGACCCGGAGGTGCATACCACCGGCTTGTACTGGCTCGACCTGGATGATGAGGCCGAGGCACTTGCCTGGGCTGCACGCGAAGGTCGTCCTTTGAGCAAGGTGGATGTCTGCGCCGCCCATGACGCGGTGCCGGTGCTGGGCAGCGGATATTCCCAGGCGGTGTTCATGGCCAACGTGGCCAACGTGCGCAATCCACGGCTGGTCAAGTCGCTCAAGGCGGCGCTGTTGGCGCTGCCGGACGTGACGCTCCATGAGCAGTGCGAAGTGAGCGGGTTTATTCGGGAGGGTGAGTGCGTGATCGGCGTGAATACACCGGGTGGTCCGATTCTGGGTGATCAGGTGGTGCTGGCAGCGGGGGCGTGGAGCGGTGAGTTGCTCGGCACCCTGGGGCTGTCGCTGCCGGTAGAGCCGGTCAAGGGGCAGATGATTCTGTACAAATGCGCGTCGGACTTTTTGTCGTGCATGGTCCTGGCCAAGGGGCGTTATGCGATCCCTCGGCGTGATGGACATATCTTGATTGGCAGCACATTGGAGCATGAAGGCTTCGACAAGACGCCGACCGAAGCGGCACTGGAAAGCCTCAAGGCTTCAGCGGTGGAGTTGATCCCCGCGTTGGCCGACGCCGAGGTGGTGGGGCATTGGGCCGGCTTGCGTCCGGGGTCGCCGGAAGGCATTCCATATATTGGCCAGGTGCCGGGTTTCAACGGTTTGTGGCTCAACTGCGGGCATTATCGCAACGGCCTGGTGCTCGCTCCGGCGTCCTGCCAGTTGTTTGTGGATCTGCTGCTGGGACGTGCGCCGATCATCGACCCGGCGCCGTATGCTCCCGACGGTCGGATCAACGCTGGATAGACTTCGGCCCTTGCTCCAGATGCGCCTGGGTGCAGTACCACTCCTGGCGTGAATTCAATGCGCGATCCTGCGGCAGGTGCACGCCGCAGTGGGCGCAGCGCACCATCAATGCCGCGTCGGGCTCGGCGGAGCGCTGCTGTTTGGCAGCCGGGCTTTTGAATTTACGCCAGAACCATACTGCGGCGGCAATGACGGCAATCCAGAACAGTAGACGAACCATGATGGGCAGTTTCTCGACAAGGAATGCGCCAGTTTAGCCAAGGACATGGCAGGCGCACAGCGCAATAATGCTTGCCCACAAAAAAGGGAGCCCCCAAGGGCTCCCTTTTTGCGTTGCGTCAACAGATCAGTCGAACACACCGAAGGTCATGTAGCTGAACCACGAGCGGTCCTGATTGTTGCCCAGGGCTTGCGGGGCTTCTTCTTCGATCACGTCGCCGTTCTCGTCGTGGGGCTTGAGCTCCGAAGGAATCGCTTCCTTGGCATCCTGGAACTGCTTCATCACGTCCTGGTTGGCGCGGGTTTCGCCCGGCGGCAGTGGTGGACGGGACTCGATCAGGCCCAGGGTGTACTTGCTCAGCCACGAGCGGTTGTCCGCTTCGGCGACCTGGGGTACGAACTGGCCGTCTTTCAGGCTTGGGTGATGCGGGTAGTTGAGCTTCAGGGTTTCCAGGCTGGTGGTGGCCAGGGCGTCCAGGTGCAGGCGCTGGTAAGCCTCGGTCATCACGGCCAGGCCGTCACCGACGGACGGGGTTTCCTGGAAGTTCTCCACGACATAGCGGCCACGGTTGGCGGCAGCGACATAGGCCTGACGGGTCAGGTAGTAGTGGGCTACGTGGATCTCGTAGGACGCCAGCAGGTTGCGCAGGTAGATCATGCGCTGCTTGGCGTCCGGCGCGTAGCGGCTGTTCGGGTAGCGGCTGGTCAGCTGGGCGAACTCGTTGTAGGAGTCGCGGGCAGCGCCTGGGTCACGCTTGGTCATGTCCAGCGGCAGGAAGCGCGCCAGCAGGCCGACGTCCTGGTCAAACGAGGTCAGGCCCTTGAGGTAGTAGGCGTAGTCAACGTTCGGGTGCTGTGGGTGCAGGCGGATAAAACGCTCGGCGGCGGACTTGGCGGCTTCCGGCTCGGCGTTCTTGTAGTTGGCGTAGATCAACTCAAGCTGGGCCTGGTCGGCGTAGCGCCCGAACGGATAGCGCGACTCCAGTGCCTTCAGCTTCGCTGTGGCGCTGGTGTAGCTATTATTGTCCAAGTCTTTCTGAGCCAGTTGGTACAACTCGACTTCGCTCAGGTTTTCGTCGACGACTTCCTTTGTTGACGAGCAAGCAGCAGTCATGGCGAGGATGGCGATCAGCAGCAGGTGTTTCACTTGCATGGCGGCTTGCGTCCCTATGACGGCCGCTGTCTTGGGCGGGGCCGTCCTGTTATGATGAGCGCCCCGTTGAAAGCCTCGGGGCAAAAGACGCCGTATTTAACCACAAGCGCGCAGCCGAAACCAAAGGCTGTGCCACGCCTAGTCTGAGCATGTCCGATAAAATTGAACTTCGCGCAGAGGTGCCGTCCGAATTGGGCGGCCAACGCCTCGATCAAGTCGCCGCACAATTATTCGCTGAGCACTCGCGCTCGCGCCTTTCCGCCTGGATCAAAGACGGCCGCCTGACTGTGGATGGAGCGGTTATCCGCCCGCGAGACATAGTCCATGGCGGTGCGATTCTTGAGCTGACTGCCGAGCAGGAAGCCCAGGGAGAATGGGTCGCCCAAGACATCGAGCTGGACATCGTCTATGAAGACGACGACATCCTGGTCATCAACAAACCCGCAGGCCTGGTGGTTCACCCGGCAGCCGGGCACGCTGATGGCACTTTGCTCAATGCCCTGTTGCACCACGTGCCGGACATCATCAATGTCCCGCGCTGCGGCATCGTGCACCGTCTGGACAAAGACACCACCGGCTTGATGGTGGTGGCCAAGACCATTCAGGCGCAGACGCAGCTGGTCACACAACTGCAGAGCCGCAGCGTCAGCCGGATCTACGAGTGCATCGTGATTGGCGTAGTGGTGGCCGGTGGCAAGATCAACGCGCCGATCGGTCGTCACGGCCAGCAGCGCCAGCGTATGGCGGTGATGGAAGGCGGCAAGCAAGCCGTCAGCCACTACCGTGTGCTGGAGCGTTTCCGTTCCCACACCCACGTGCGGGTCAAGCTGGAAACCGGTCGTACCCACCAGATTCGTGTGCACATGGCCCACATCAACTTCCCGTTGGTCGGGGATCCGGCCTACGGCGGTCGCTTCCGCATTCCGCCGGCGGCGAGTCAGACCATGGTTGAGTCGCTGAAGTCGTTCCCGCGCCAGGCGCTGCATGCACGCTTCCTGGAACTGGATCATCCGACGAGCGGTAAGCGGATGAGCTGG
Proteins encoded in this region:
- the thiO gene encoding glycine oxidase ThiO; translated protein: MAKQQQVVVVGGGVIGLLTAFNLASQGQAVVLLERAGVGQESSWAGGGIVSPLYPWRYSPAVTALAHWSQDFYPQLAQRLFAATGVDPEVHTTGLYWLDLDDEAEALAWAAREGRPLSKVDVCAAHDAVPVLGSGYSQAVFMANVANVRNPRLVKSLKAALLALPDVTLHEQCEVSGFIREGECVIGVNTPGGPILGDQVVLAAGAWSGELLGTLGLSLPVEPVKGQMILYKCASDFLSCMVLAKGRYAIPRRDGHILIGSTLEHEGFDKTPTEAALESLKASAVELIPALADAEVVGHWAGLRPGSPEGIPYIGQVPGFNGLWLNCGHYRNGLVLAPASCQLFVDLLLGRAPIIDPAPYAPDGRINAG
- a CDS encoding PP0621 family protein, with product MVRLLFWIAVIAAAVWFWRKFKSPAAKQQRSAEPDAALMVRCAHCGVHLPQDRALNSRQEWYCTQAHLEQGPKSIQR
- a CDS encoding outer membrane protein assembly factor BamD, which encodes MQVKHLLLIAILAMTAACSSTKEVVDENLSEVELYQLAQKDLDNNSYTSATAKLKALESRYPFGRYADQAQLELIYANYKNAEPEAAKSAAERFIRLHPQHPNVDYAYYLKGLTSFDQDVGLLARFLPLDMTKRDPGAARDSYNEFAQLTSRYPNSRYAPDAKQRMIYLRNLLASYEIHVAHYYLTRQAYVAAANRGRYVVENFQETPSVGDGLAVMTEAYQRLHLDALATTSLETLKLNYPHHPSLKDGQFVPQVAEADNRSWLSKYTLGLIESRPPLPPGETRANQDVMKQFQDAKEAIPSELKPHDENGDVIEEEAPQALGNNQDRSWFSYMTFGVFD
- the rluD gene encoding 23S rRNA pseudouridine(1911/1915/1917) synthase RluD — its product is MSDKIELRAEVPSELGGQRLDQVAAQLFAEHSRSRLSAWIKDGRLTVDGAVIRPRDIVHGGAILELTAEQEAQGEWVAQDIELDIVYEDDDILVINKPAGLVVHPAAGHADGTLLNALLHHVPDIINVPRCGIVHRLDKDTTGLMVVAKTIQAQTQLVTQLQSRSVSRIYECIVIGVVVAGGKINAPIGRHGQQRQRMAVMEGGKQAVSHYRVLERFRSHTHVRVKLETGRTHQIRVHMAHINFPLVGDPAYGGRFRIPPAASQTMVESLKSFPRQALHARFLELDHPTSGKRMSWESPLPDDLVWLLSLLKQDREAFIG